From one Conexivisphaerales archaeon genomic stretch:
- the prf1 gene encoding peptide chain release factor aRF-1 yields MSKHDSVTTYRIRRLLTELSNKQGRGTELISLYIPPKKPLYDVINNLKEEAGTASNIKSDITRNHVLDALTRVTQRLKLYKNIPETGLVIFCGALPEDGPNTETIQLYEIVPPKPINTYLYRCDDHFHLDLLKETLRNEEVIGLLSIDTSEASIGRLVGNHLEIVETLTSGIAGKHRQGGQSARRFERLRENEINDFFNRIAAHMYKVFIEETPTKKILIGGPGPTKDNFLKGNYLDYRLQKAIIATIDTSYTGEEGIREIVQKGSSILQDVRLIQEDAIINQFIAEASKEFGLATYGLQNVLNSINNNSADTIILSEDLNMYRIVFKCKKCGFEVEKIVKQPEIFSTKTLQTNEPCPHCGAKDWIAEQEDLVDYLTSKAVSIGAKVEVVSSQTEHGQMFKSFGGIGALLRFRPK; encoded by the coding sequence ATGTCAAAGCATGATTCTGTAACAACGTACAGAATTAGACGGTTGCTTACAGAACTAAGTAATAAACAAGGAAGAGGAACAGAACTTATTTCTCTCTATATTCCACCGAAGAAACCACTTTACGATGTTATCAATAATTTAAAGGAAGAAGCCGGCACAGCTTCGAATATAAAAAGCGATATTACAAGAAACCACGTGCTTGATGCCTTAACCAGAGTTACGCAAAGATTAAAACTTTACAAAAATATCCCTGAAACAGGTCTCGTAATTTTTTGTGGTGCATTACCGGAAGATGGTCCAAACACCGAAACAATACAACTTTATGAAATAGTACCGCCCAAACCAATAAACACATACCTTTACCGTTGTGACGACCATTTTCACCTTGATCTTTTGAAAGAAACGTTGAGAAACGAAGAAGTAATAGGTCTACTATCTATAGATACTTCTGAAGCATCCATTGGTAGGCTTGTAGGAAATCATCTAGAAATTGTAGAAACTCTAACCTCCGGGATAGCAGGAAAACACCGTCAAGGCGGTCAATCAGCACGAAGATTCGAAAGATTGAGAGAAAATGAAATAAACGATTTTTTTAACCGTATAGCAGCTCATATGTACAAAGTCTTTATAGAAGAAACACCAACGAAAAAGATACTTATAGGCGGGCCTGGACCAACAAAGGACAATTTTTTAAAAGGAAATTATCTAGATTATCGTCTTCAGAAGGCAATTATTGCAACTATAGATACATCGTACACTGGAGAAGAAGGTATAAGAGAAATAGTACAGAAAGGATCTTCCATTCTGCAAGATGTCAGACTAATTCAGGAAGACGCAATAATAAATCAATTTATAGCTGAAGCCTCAAAAGAGTTCGGATTAGCTACATATGGGCTTCAAAACGTCTTGAACTCCATAAATAACAACTCAGCAGACACTATTATTTTATCCGAAGATTTAAACATGTATAGGATAGTGTTTAAATGTAAAAAATGCGGTTTTGAAGTAGAAAAAATCGTAAAACAACCTGAAATCTTCTCAACCAAAACCCTCCAAACGAATGAACCATGTCCTCATTGCGGAGCCAAAGATTGGATAGCAGAGCAAGAAGACTTGGTAGACTATCTCACATCTAAAGCCGTTAGCATAGGAGCAAAAGTGGAAGTGGTTTCTTCGCAAACCGAACACGGACAAATGTTCAAGAGTTTTGGTGGCATAGGAGCTTTACTTAGATTTAGACCAAAATGA
- a CDS encoding orc1/cdc6 family replication initiation protein produces the protein MTNTNDIVEDVFSRTITNRKIFKDRNVLRNEYIPTQIYFRDSQIRSIAEIISPVLLKNKPSNILIYGKTGTGKTVVTRFTLNKLLRKTSENNLNFQYCYINARNSNTDYRILFEIASTLNVQLPFTGLSISEAFNRIINTIKTRKIMTTIVIDEIDFLVRNYDTNLLYELTRANENLETNTFISLIGISNDLRFKESLDPRVLSSLGEEEVMFTPYTIPELQKILNDRAKLAFNENAITPSAINLCAALAGTEHGDARRAVDLLRVAGELAEREGSQQVTDDYVKMATQSIEQDRVAEATRSLPLHAKIILLTVSEKQEWPSTGSIYVQYTQTCKKIGIEALTQRRISSILNELDILGLISAPVISQGRLGRSKKIKLTAPYTTIISALKEDEIIRNIVLSP, from the coding sequence ATGACGAACACTAACGACATTGTAGAAGATGTTTTTTCAAGAACAATAACAAACAGAAAGATATTCAAAGATCGTAACGTATTGCGGAATGAATACATTCCAACACAAATATACTTCAGAGACTCTCAAATAAGAAGCATAGCTGAAATAATTTCACCTGTCTTATTAAAAAATAAACCGTCTAATATCTTAATATATGGCAAAACAGGTACAGGAAAAACAGTCGTAACAAGATTCACTTTAAACAAATTATTGAGAAAAACAAGCGAAAACAATCTAAACTTTCAATATTGTTATATTAATGCAAGAAACTCAAACACAGATTATAGAATCTTATTTGAAATAGCGTCCACTCTTAATGTACAGTTACCGTTTACAGGTTTGTCTATCAGCGAAGCATTCAACAGAATAATAAATACAATTAAAACAAGAAAAATTATGACCACTATTGTCATAGACGAAATCGACTTCTTAGTGAGAAATTACGATACCAATTTATTATACGAACTAACCCGGGCGAACGAAAACCTAGAAACAAACACTTTCATTTCTCTAATAGGGATTTCTAACGACCTGAGATTTAAAGAATCACTTGACCCAAGAGTATTAAGTTCACTCGGAGAAGAAGAAGTGATGTTTACTCCTTACACAATACCAGAATTACAAAAGATTTTGAATGATAGAGCAAAGTTAGCATTTAATGAGAACGCAATAACACCATCAGCCATAAATTTATGTGCAGCTTTAGCGGGAACTGAACACGGAGATGCAAGAAGGGCTGTAGACCTGTTAAGAGTAGCAGGCGAACTAGCAGAAAGAGAAGGAAGTCAACAAGTAACTGATGACTACGTGAAGATGGCTACCCAAAGTATAGAGCAAGACAGAGTTGCAGAAGCTACCAGGTCTCTTCCTCTTCATGCGAAAATAATACTACTAACTGTATCAGAAAAGCAAGAATGGCCTTCCACAGGATCTATCTACGTACAATATACCCAGACCTGTAAAAAAATAGGCATAGAAGCATTAACACAAAGAAGAATTAGTTCAATACTTAATGAACTAGACATACTAGGCTTAATATCTGCTCCTGTTATTAGCCAGGGTAGATTAGGCAGGTCAAAGAAAATAAAGCTGACAGCACCATACACAACCATAATATCCGCTTTAAAAGAAGACGAAATCATAAGAAACATAGTACTATCTCCATAA
- a CDS encoding tyrosine-type recombinase/integrase produces the protein MSVDIHHKERSLKLYLSKTDDPDIHEFLNVLQASNYSISRVEKYAVTLLVLEGFVGKRLRDATKDDLERFVLSLKSKKPWTKDTVLKQVKIFYRWLASGTLERNAPYPEIVSWIKAGVKKDELEEPEILTEDEVKALIDKASTTRDKALIAVLFDAGFRIGEILPGRVGDAEFDEMGAKIRVHGKTGSKVVRLIASAPLLARWIDEHPEKDNPNAWLWFSRKRLSRGMPTARPARYQQCADRFGC, from the coding sequence ATGAGCGTCGACATACACCACAAGGAAAGGAGCCTGAAGCTCTACCTTTCAAAGACTGACGACCCCGACATACACGAGTTCTTGAACGTTCTGCAGGCTTCAAACTATTCAATCTCAAGGGTCGAGAAGTACGCCGTCACGCTCCTCGTGCTTGAGGGGTTCGTCGGGAAGAGGCTCAGGGATGCTACGAAGGACGACTTGGAGAGGTTTGTCCTTTCGCTCAAGAGCAAGAAACCATGGACCAAGGACACCGTTCTGAAGCAGGTCAAGATCTTCTATCGATGGCTAGCAAGCGGGACCCTTGAGAGAAACGCCCCTTACCCAGAAATCGTTTCGTGGATTAAGGCAGGCGTAAAGAAGGACGAGCTTGAGGAGCCCGAGATACTCACCGAAGATGAAGTGAAGGCGCTGATCGATAAGGCGTCTACAACCAGGGACAAGGCGCTGATTGCGGTTCTCTTCGACGCTGGCTTTCGCATTGGCGAAATACTGCCGGGGAGGGTAGGCGACGCTGAGTTTGACGAAATGGGGGCAAAGATAAGGGTTCACGGAAAGACGGGCTCAAAAGTTGTCAGGCTTATCGCAAGCGCCCCCCTTCTTGCGAGATGGATCGACGAGCATCCCGAGAAGGACAACCCGAACGCATGGCTATGGTTCTCCCGCAAGAGGTTATCCCGAGGAATGCCAACCGCTCGGCCAGCCCGGTATCAGCAATGTGCTGATCGGTTTGGTTGCTAA
- the pyrH gene encoding UMP kinase, which translates to MKRLVIKISGSIFYWNKVNRLPNVISVIKKYAKKPDYAFVLVAGGGEIARKYIGIGRSFGGNEGLLDEIGLKGAQLNAALILCLLDDLAYQSIPNSLDECIRATYSNKIVVVGGLHPGHSTNAVAALIAERIGAYLFINATDVDGVYTKDPKKFPNAKRIEKIRVAELKRLIQEKEYKAGSYELIDLVAVNIIQRAKLKTRIIRCEPDALEKAILDQDVGTEIEA; encoded by the coding sequence TTGAAAAGATTAGTAATTAAAATTAGCGGTTCAATCTTCTATTGGAATAAGGTGAATCGTTTACCGAATGTTATATCAGTTATAAAAAAGTACGCAAAGAAACCTGATTACGCTTTTGTATTGGTAGCAGGAGGAGGCGAAATTGCTAGGAAATACATTGGTATTGGTAGAAGTTTTGGAGGAAACGAAGGGTTACTAGATGAGATTGGGCTAAAGGGTGCACAACTTAACGCCGCTTTGATATTGTGTCTTTTGGATGATCTTGCTTATCAATCTATACCTAACAGTTTGGATGAATGCATTCGTGCTACATACAGCAATAAGATTGTTGTTGTAGGAGGGCTGCATCCAGGCCATAGTACTAACGCAGTAGCTGCGTTGATTGCAGAACGTATTGGTGCGTATCTGTTTATAAATGCAACGGACGTAGATGGTGTTTATACTAAAGATCCAAAGAAATTCCCTAATGCAAAAAGGATTGAGAAAATACGTGTAGCTGAATTGAAAAGATTGATTCAAGAAAAGGAGTACAAGGCTGGTTCTTATGAATTAATTGATTTGGTTGCGGTCAATATTATTCAACGTGCTAAGCTAAAGACCAGAATCATTAGGTGTGAACCAGATGCTTTAGAAAAAGCGATTCTAGATCAGGATGTAGGAACTGAAATAGAAGCGTAG
- a CDS encoding valine--tRNA ligase, whose translation MNNGFEPKIKERVWSKVLENEVLNYWEKEDLYKFDINSSKPVFSIDTPPPYVNSPIHIGQAYTYTWMDAIARFKRLTGYNVLFPIGMDRNGLPIEIQTEKFYGISMLNTSREDFIKKAKELLDKSGNESLLTLKLLGHSYNSWKKRYEIGGMYETDDPEYRKLTQQTFIELFKKGLIYEGKKTSNYCYSCHTAISDAEVEYEERPTDLYYIKFSEEKDIIIATTRPELIPACKLIIFNPNDNRYTHLNGQLVKTPIFGKDIKLMAHPAAKQDFGTGLVMICSFGDYTDIRILRELNIEPTYIIDLDGKMNEYAGKYKGLSVKDARQRIVDDLRKAGLIVKIEKTNHKTPVCWRSKTPIEFIALEEIYLKQTHVREELLKIIDESNFFIKESKQLLIDWINSINVDWVLSRRRFYGTEIPLWYCTNCKKPILPEAGRYYIPWKEKPPIERCPECGNDEFVGETRIFDTWFDSSNSELYILGYLWNREFFERNFPCSLRPQGKEIVRSWLYFTILKSYLLFNKSPFKDILINYHVTDEKGEKMSKSLGNVIDPQKIIEKFGAEAFRMWTFLEGNILSGDVKYSDERTEASRKFLTKLWNLGRFISAFPVIEEENVTASERWILGELRKVKDEVIAAVALYDMNKAALILRNFVWNVFADHYVEMVKPRAYGTNVSKKEQMAAWFGLHTTFKNSLILLSPFIPFITDYLWRSIYSRSSIHLEAIPNLDYEVMSESVTESLQRFNSMIWNKKKSLGLSLKDKIVTNIPQELKPFEKDLKLMHNIDT comes from the coding sequence ATGAATAACGGTTTTGAACCAAAAATAAAGGAAAGAGTATGGTCAAAGGTACTAGAGAATGAAGTATTAAATTACTGGGAGAAAGAGGACCTATATAAATTCGACATAAACTCCTCTAAACCTGTATTTAGCATCGACACACCACCACCTTATGTCAATTCACCTATACATATCGGTCAAGCATACACATACACATGGATGGACGCTATAGCCAGATTCAAACGTTTAACGGGTTATAACGTTCTATTCCCAATAGGAATGGATAGAAATGGATTACCAATTGAGATTCAGACTGAAAAATTTTATGGTATTAGTATGTTAAATACTTCTAGAGAAGATTTTATAAAAAAAGCAAAAGAACTATTAGATAAATCAGGCAATGAATCATTACTGACACTTAAACTATTAGGACATAGCTACAATAGTTGGAAAAAAAGATACGAAATTGGAGGAATGTACGAAACAGATGATCCAGAGTATAGAAAACTTACACAACAAACATTCATAGAATTATTTAAGAAAGGCTTAATTTATGAAGGTAAAAAAACATCTAATTATTGTTATTCATGCCATACTGCTATTTCGGATGCCGAAGTAGAATATGAAGAAAGACCTACGGATTTATATTACATAAAATTCTCCGAAGAAAAAGATATTATAATAGCTACAACGCGACCTGAGTTAATTCCTGCCTGTAAACTCATTATATTCAACCCCAATGATAACAGATACACACATCTTAATGGACAATTGGTAAAAACACCAATCTTCGGCAAAGATATCAAACTAATGGCTCATCCGGCGGCAAAACAAGATTTTGGTACAGGTCTTGTAATGATTTGTAGTTTTGGTGACTACACGGACATAAGGATTCTACGCGAATTAAACATTGAACCTACATACATCATTGACTTAGATGGAAAGATGAACGAATATGCAGGAAAATACAAGGGGTTAAGTGTAAAAGACGCACGACAAAGAATAGTAGATGATCTGAGAAAGGCTGGCTTGATAGTAAAAATAGAAAAAACAAACCACAAGACACCTGTTTGTTGGCGTTCAAAGACACCTATAGAGTTTATTGCCTTGGAAGAAATCTACCTTAAACAAACTCATGTACGGGAGGAATTATTAAAGATTATAGATGAAAGTAACTTCTTTATAAAGGAAAGCAAACAACTTCTTATTGATTGGATAAACAGTATAAACGTTGATTGGGTACTTTCAAGAAGACGTTTTTATGGTACGGAAATACCGCTTTGGTATTGCACAAACTGTAAAAAACCAATTCTGCCTGAAGCTGGTAGATACTACATACCTTGGAAAGAAAAACCACCAATCGAAAGATGTCCTGAATGCGGAAATGACGAGTTCGTAGGAGAAACAAGAATATTTGACACATGGTTTGACTCCAGTAATAGTGAATTGTATATTCTGGGGTACCTATGGAACAGAGAATTTTTTGAAAGAAACTTTCCATGTAGCTTAAGACCACAAGGAAAAGAAATAGTACGAAGTTGGTTATATTTCACCATATTAAAATCATATTTATTGTTCAATAAATCTCCATTCAAAGATATTCTTATCAATTATCATGTAACTGACGAAAAAGGCGAAAAAATGAGTAAAAGTCTAGGAAACGTAATAGATCCACAAAAAATAATAGAAAAATTCGGCGCAGAAGCATTCAGAATGTGGACATTTCTAGAAGGTAATATTCTGTCTGGAGATGTCAAGTATTCAGATGAGAGGACAGAAGCTAGTCGTAAATTCTTAACTAAATTATGGAATTTGGGACGGTTTATTTCAGCTTTCCCTGTAATTGAAGAGGAAAACGTTACAGCTTCCGAAAGATGGATTTTAGGAGAATTACGCAAAGTAAAAGACGAAGTTATCGCAGCTGTTGCTTTATACGACATGAACAAAGCGGCTCTGATATTAAGAAACTTTGTGTGGAATGTTTTTGCGGATCATTATGTAGAGATGGTTAAGCCAAGAGCGTATGGAACTAATGTTTCCAAAAAGGAACAAATGGCTGCTTGGTTTGGATTACATACTACATTCAAGAATTCCTTAATACTTCTATCTCCATTTATACCGTTCATAACAGATTACCTTTGGAGATCTATATATTCAAGAAGTAGTATACACTTAGAAGCTATTCCAAACTTAGACTATGAAGTAATGTCTGAATCAGTAACGGAGTCGTTACAACGTTTTAACTCAATGATATGGAATAAAAAGAAGTCATTAGGATTGTCATTAAAAGATAAGATTGTTACAAACATACCTCAGGAATTAAAACCTTTTGAAAAAGATTTAAAGTTAATGCATAATATAGACACATAA
- the prs gene encoding ribose-phosphate diphosphokinase → MLIVPGSGSFDLASKVSRLIRCDLLEFESRSFPDGEKYIRIKGDCRGEAVYIIQSMYKNPSDFALEYVFLVDAVIGAGAEKVIGVFPYLPYLRQDTRFKVGEALSSKVFIDLLESSATSMAYVVDPHLHRFKSIDMLFNIPAFNISAMPDLAEYVATNYELHDTLVVAPDEEAEQWASLVANRLGLNYVVATKTRFGDFSVEINHKDFSVNGKDVIIVDDMVSTGGTLSKMTTELKNLGAENIIGLVTHGLFVNGAYEKIISSGMKTIITTDTVPNDYSLVSVAPLIARSISE, encoded by the coding sequence ATGCTTATTGTACCAGGTAGCGGGTCTTTCGACTTAGCTTCAAAAGTTTCTCGTTTAATTCGTTGCGATTTGTTAGAATTTGAAAGCAGATCATTCCCGGATGGAGAAAAATACATAAGGATAAAGGGTGATTGTAGAGGAGAAGCTGTTTACATCATACAATCAATGTACAAAAATCCATCTGATTTTGCATTGGAATATGTATTTCTCGTGGACGCCGTTATAGGCGCTGGTGCTGAGAAAGTTATTGGGGTCTTTCCATATCTTCCTTATCTCAGACAGGATACTCGTTTTAAAGTTGGTGAAGCACTCTCGTCAAAGGTGTTTATTGATTTGTTGGAATCTTCTGCAACATCAATGGCTTATGTGGTTGATCCCCACCTTCATAGATTTAAGAGTATTGATATGTTATTCAACATACCTGCTTTCAATATATCTGCTATGCCTGATTTAGCTGAATACGTAGCCACGAATTATGAACTTCACGACACACTCGTGGTTGCTCCAGATGAAGAAGCTGAACAGTGGGCTTCGCTAGTCGCTAATCGACTAGGTCTGAATTACGTAGTAGCTACAAAAACTAGATTTGGTGATTTCTCTGTAGAGATAAATCATAAAGATTTCAGTGTTAATGGAAAGGATGTCATCATCGTCGATGATATGGTAAGTACAGGAGGAACTCTATCGAAGATGACAACAGAACTGAAAAATCTAGGTGCAGAAAATATTATCGGCCTTGTTACACACGGTCTTTTCGTTAATGGAGCATATGAAAAAATCATTTCTTCTGGTATGAAGACTATAATCACAACCGATACTGTTCCAAATGATTATAGCTTGGTCAGTGTCGCTCCATTAATTGCAAGAAGTATAAGTGAATAA
- a CDS encoding flavin reductase family protein, producing the protein MRKINPLISYRLAYPVVPTVVTSKYRNSTVAMPAISYTMVSNKPPIMGLCIKATHTTYKIIKKSKRMAFIWLDKDYYYIIDRLVSVHGYEEKDKLKKAEINYYLSNKLKLPIPENAVAYIEARLINEIKIGDHILLLSDVVSAFAIEDFDNYWKFDKYKPILYTGMQDKLQLYAPK; encoded by the coding sequence ATGAGAAAAATAAATCCTCTTATATCATACAGACTCGCATATCCGGTAGTTCCCACCGTAGTGACAAGTAAATACAGAAACAGTACAGTAGCTATGCCGGCAATTTCGTATACCATGGTATCGAATAAACCACCAATTATGGGATTATGCATCAAAGCTACGCATACAACCTATAAAATAATCAAAAAATCAAAGAGAATGGCGTTTATTTGGTTAGATAAAGACTACTATTACATCATCGACAGACTTGTTTCTGTACATGGCTACGAAGAAAAAGACAAATTAAAAAAGGCGGAAATAAATTACTACCTTAGTAATAAACTAAAGTTACCAATTCCAGAGAATGCTGTTGCTTACATCGAAGCCAGGTTAATTAATGAAATTAAAATAGGTGATCATATACTATTGTTATCAGATGTTGTGAGTGCTTTTGCCATAGAAGATTTTGACAACTATTGGAAATTCGATAAGTATAAGCCAATACTTTATACGGGTATGCAAGACAAGCTACAATTATATGCACCGAAATGA